One stretch of Pigmentiphaga aceris DNA includes these proteins:
- a CDS encoding SDR family NAD(P)-dependent oxidoreductase has protein sequence MAQHLSGAANLDGQVAFITGGAGSMGRAIATAFQAAGARVIATDRAEHEDIGEGIDYRQYDVTSREQTDTLIDAVLAEYGQVDILVLCAGIIARTPLADSTDDEWDALMSVNVRGVVNPARKLFPLMCDRGFGKILAAGSIAAKNGGVASGPAYVASKAAVHGMMRWIAKAGAPHGVYANTLAPGPVETAMWASVTGGQAPSANGSVPLGRYGNTEDIAQAALFLCSPASNWITGTSLDVSGGMWMA, from the coding sequence ATGGCACAGCATTTGAGTGGAGCGGCAAACCTCGATGGCCAGGTGGCCTTCATCACGGGCGGAGCCGGTTCCATGGGACGCGCGATTGCCACGGCATTTCAAGCCGCTGGGGCGCGTGTGATCGCGACGGATCGGGCCGAACATGAAGATATTGGCGAGGGCATCGACTACCGCCAGTACGACGTGACCTCGCGCGAGCAGACCGACACGCTGATCGATGCGGTGCTTGCCGAATACGGCCAGGTCGACATCCTGGTGCTGTGCGCGGGGATCATTGCGCGCACGCCGCTGGCCGACAGCACAGACGACGAGTGGGACGCGCTGATGTCCGTCAACGTGCGCGGCGTGGTGAACCCGGCGCGCAAGCTGTTTCCGCTGATGTGCGATCGCGGATTCGGAAAGATTCTGGCGGCAGGTTCCATCGCTGCCAAGAACGGCGGTGTGGCGTCTGGCCCGGCCTACGTGGCGTCCAAGGCGGCTGTGCACGGGATGATGCGCTGGATCGCCAAGGCCGGCGCGCCGCATGGTGTGTACGCCAACACGCTGGCACCGGGGCCGGTGGAAACCGCGATGTGGGCAAGCGTGACGGGCGGCCAGGCACCTTCTGCCAATGGCTCGGTGCCGCTGGGCCGTTACGGCAACACGGAAGACATTGCGCAGGCGGCGCTGTTCCTGTGTTCGCCAGCATCGAACTGGATCACGGGCACGTCGCTGGATGTCAGCGGCGGCATGTGGATG